A region of the Vanrija pseudolonga chromosome 2, complete sequence genome:
GACAAGGAAATCATGGAGCTCATGAAGCAGACCGAGAGGATGAGCATTGTCGAGCAGGTCCCCGGTGGTGAAGAGGAAGTGGTCAAGAACCAGCAGATTGGCACCCGCTTTGGACTCGCCGTCACCCATATCCACATTCACCGCCACCAGGCCTTCCCCGAGGTCTCGCTTTACTCGAAGCGTATATGTGGTTTCCCCGCTTCGGGGGCCACGGATATTGATGATAGCTCTGAGGCTGGATCGTCAATCCACCGCAAGGACAGTGGCGACAGTGCCGTGTCCTTTGACGACTATGGTACGACGCAACCTACCGAGTACCACCCGCAACTCCAGCAGCCCTCGGCCCAGGGGTACAACTACGCCAGTGGTTACCAGAACCAGCAGCACCATGCCCCTCAGCCGGTGGCGCACCAACAGGGAGCGGCCTCGCAATCCCCCATGATGGCGTTCGGGTCCGCGTACTACCAGGAAGCCGTACTCCGTGTTGACCAGATGATGGCCAACTTCAACAACCCAGTTCGCGctcagcagcaccagcagcaacagcaacagcaacagcagaTGGCGGCCCAACCACCGCATCACTCGTACAGCACAGACTCGGCACCCCACACCTTCAACAGCTACCAGATTGCGCCCGAGCCTCATCAGCAGCATCTGTCATCGGGCCAACTCCAATACAGTGCCCCGCCACAACAGCCCGTGTACGCatcccagcagcagcagttcGCCTCCCCGCCTCAGCAGCAGTACAGCGGCTCACTACCGACCGCTCCTCTGTCACCCGACGCGTACATGTCTCAGTCCTTTGGCGGCCAAACGACGTACGAGCCCCAGTCGTACACCTCCGGACCCGAGTACCAGCAGACCAACACCTTCACGTCGCCACCGCAGACGACGGTGGTCCACCCCGAGTACGCCCAGTGGCAACATCAGCAACAGCACCCCCAAAGTGGCATCACCCAGGACATGTGGCACCCAGAGACATACCCCGAGTATCTCCCGCCTCCCTGGTTCGCGAAGcccaacggcgccgccgagttGTTCATCCCTCCGCTTGACGAGCCCCGCCACGTCCCTGCGATCCAAATCCCACCGGTAATCGAGGCTTACCAGGTGCCACCGCCTTCGGTGGCGCCGCAGCTGTCAGTGTCACCAACCCTCGACATGACAAACTACAGCAGTGGCGCGAGCAGCCGTGCTGCGACCGTTCCTGCCCCCTCCGCTCCAGTCAAACACCGCACTTGGGGGAtcgacgagaacgacgagTTTGTCCCCaccgaggacgtcaaggCTGCCGAACTCGTCGAGACCTTCCCTCCTGGTATCAGTCTTGCTCGCTGCGCAACTGCGGCAAACGCCATTGTGCGTTTGGAAATTGTCCACCGGAGTGCTGCCCTTGCGTTGGATGGAACGCCCAAGTGGATTCCTTTCTGCGCCTGCGGCCTCGTCTCTGGCGCCTACTCCTTCCTCCTGCTTGTGCTCGCCGTGCAAGCCGAAAACACCTTTGGCGAGTACTCTGAAGCCCGCAGCGAGGAAGTCGAGGCCCTCCT
Encoded here:
- the LYS14 gene encoding Lysine biosynthesis regulatory protein LYS14, with translation MSNSHQNRSSNVKSEQFDDDGSTDNHHHPSAKWNNDPGHAHAQHQQQQQHHDVAFKDTLTDKDGAAGPVKAACLSCRQKKAKCDGTKPICGQCGRKNLECIYIKSKRGGARKKRTGAAPSALQEFLKKLDGLLAVPHFDLHHAEPQDGDDPTNIVRSFASREEVMKCYYNEVHPYLSVMPPRHYLVDVLPELLHESPFLLATQTVLTLIPHQLDPNPRSARSKRLRSAASAQLGKQAAEAVERTLARGQSLEVVQALCILAVWEWGSTNDATAAMRRASQAVQVAMDMGIHDMDRDGTGFALEGIDWHKDAMRRTWWILYVYQLTIALVSGLPPPVGPDDKRVRVDFPICSDKDRTWSTWVNCIRQCSRVCAIVNELIYAPSQTEPATHTWGTLPADALSAQQAADKRRQMIQFDKEIMELMKQTERMSIVEQVPGGEEEVVKNQQIGTRFGLAVTHIHIHRHQAFPEVSLYSKRICGFPASGATDIDDSSEAGSSIHRKDSGDSAVSFDDYGTTQPTEYHPQLQQPSAQGYNYASGYQNQQHHAPQPVAHQQGAASQSPMMAFGSAYYQEAVLRVDQMMANFNNPVRAQQHQQQQQQQQQMAAQPPHHSYSTDSAPHTFNSYQIAPEPHQQHLSSGQLQYSAPPQQPVYASQQQQFASPPQQQYSGSLPTAPLSPDAYMSQSFGGQTTYEPQSYTSGPEYQQTNTFTSPPQTTVVHPEYAQWQHQQQHPQSGITQDMWHPETYPEYLPPPWFAKPNGAAELFIPPLDEPRHVPAIQIPPVIEAYQVPPPSVAPQLSVSPTLDMTNYSSGASSRAATVPAPSAPVKHRTWGIDENDEFVPTEDVKAAELVETFPPGISLARCATAANAIVRLEIVHRSAALALDGTPKWIPFCACGLVSGAYSFLLLVLAVQAENTFGEYSEARSEEVEALLTNVKIILAGLEAYGIMWEGIDMMAREVRAAVEAATRLPTEVQSARSSSNPASGGAISNVPHGYDQ